GTTCCCTCTCTCAAATGCGCGTCCAGGAATGTCAAAGCAAAATCATTCTGGCAGAGGACAGGGCTTCTCCCTAGTGAGCATGGTTTGAACATGGATCAGAGCTTTACACGCTGGGATTCAAGATCTGAGATTAAGGCTCACTTACACTCTACAGAATTATCATGAGTGCTGGTGTCCCTCTTAGCTGCCACCCTCACCTCATTATGAGAGATCCTCAACTCTAGGCAGACATGTGACTCAATCCCTAAAGGCATTATTTTGGTGAGActttagaaaatgattttaaggGAAAAGCCCTTGACATCATCAAAGGACCAGGCCCAAAATATTTGTACTACTGACCCCTGGTCCCACGATGGAAAATCTCTTTCTGTGCACGTACAAATCCTTCCTCAACTGGAGAGATAAGAGAGTGTAGGCACCTAGCACAGGGTCTACAGACTCATAGTGGGAATTCAATAATCGATGCTTGGATTGACCATCCTGTTATAGGAACAGAATATTCTGCAGCCTGCTCCCCTAAACTCGTTTAAACATACATTGCCTCACAAACAATGTGATCCATTTAAAGCTGACTCTGGAGTTTTCTTGCTGTTGCCCACAGGTCTCTGTGCAATCGCTGGAGTGTCTGTATTTGCCAACATGCTGGTGACTAACTTCTGGATGTCCACAGCTAACATGTACACCAGCATGGGTGGGATGGTGCAGACCGTCCAGACCAGGTAACCCCCTAATCTAGTCTCAGTATTCCGTGGTGAACATTGTTGTAAAAATCCGATTAAACACGTATGCCTAATGTGACTGTCAGCGCCTGAAATAGCAAAAATTTATCAGAGGCAACCATGCCATATCATAAATCAACAATGATCTGGAAATTCATAAGCTTCATTTCAGTGAAATATCCTTGGCGATATGACTTGAGGCTGATCTGACATTTGCATTGAAATACAGCGACAGATCACAGTATTTATCTACCACTCTTACACAGGCCCCATTGTGGTGGCAATGAAACAGGCACTGCTAACCCAAGCTTGTAAATGAGCATCACCTCCGCGTCTCCAGTCCATGACGGGAACCCAGCTAGGGACAGGGCAAAGCTGGAATCGAAATGAGGGAGGTGcggtacagatgagaaaagtaatGTTTCTTCCTTGTATGGCTGctctttctctcattcattcattcattcattcatgctacAAATGTACCGAACATACAGGCACTCTTCTGAGGTCTGGGGATAATGACAAGGTCCTCGTTCTCACAGAGGTCACGGTCTAGTGGAGGGAGATGAAACCTCGCTGTAATTTGGTGTCGGAAGCAGAGTAGAACTTTTCAAAGATGGAAGAGCAATTCCAATACCTATATTCATTTAGCCACTTCAAAGGGATGTATTTCATAGCAAGAAGCAGCAGCAAATTCCTGAAGGAGAAAGGTCTTGTTCTGGGAGAGCAATGTAAATATTATACCTAAGTGACCCGTCATCTCTGGAGGGGATACACTTGGTATTTCTCTAGCAGCACCATCATGGGAGACAGATGAGCGTAAGCATGTGATAAATCCATTACTCTCTGGCTCCCTGGAGCTCCACTTGCCACCCATGTTCCTGCTTTATTTcaagaataggaaaaaatgtgATCCCCATAAGCTGCCCTCATCCTCCTTTACCGTCCCCTCGTGGTCTCTTGACTACAAGGGCAACTTAGAAGCAAGCTGGTCAACTCGTCCTGGTTTTCCTGGGattttcccagttttagcactgatAGTCCCAGATCCTGGGAAACTTCTCTGTCACAGGCATAtcaggatggttggtcaccctattTTGAAGAGCTCGCCTTGGCCGCAGTATCTGGGTGCCTAGTGTCACTGCCCCTGCCCGAGGAGTCACCCACCCGCCTAGCACCCAGCGCTAATGCCCTCCATCACTCTCTTACACCGTCTCCTTAGAACATTCCCGTGTCCCTTGGGCAGGCAACCTCAGAGATTTTGTTCTCAGACAATCCTGTTTTGATGTAATTGAGTCCCATTGGAGGCAACCCTCTAAGGAGAAGGGCACCAGCCTTGGTGGACTGGAATCCAGTGTGGACTGGAACAGAAGCACCATGAGGGTGGGGTCTGTGTCCATTTTGTTCATCCCTTTGTCCCAGTGCCtgccagtgccaggcacatagtaagagctcaataaatacttgttgaacaaatgagtaaaggaatgaatgaaagaatgactgGTCTCTTCACATTAGTTCTTTCTAAACTTAATGCTCCTACCGGCCTGGACGGTTACCAGGGTTACTTGAGTTAGAGATTTATCCACAGTAAGAACCCAAGAGACCAAAATTCCTTCTGAAATAATAACTTGAGACTGATCCCCTAATCTCTCAAACTTCTCTTACCGAACCTTCAAGACACTTCCCTTTGCCAATAGGGAGGGAGTGGGATTTCCTGAGATGTTTCTCTGAAATTAGAAGTTTACAATTAATTCTATGCCTGAGTGATGCTAGGGGCCTAAGAATCCCACAGCTTTTTTGCGGAGTAGCTTCAGTCCCAATTCTATTCTCCAGGACACTTGATTCAGTTGACTGCAACCCAAAGGGCTTGTGTTCAGGGGCGGGCTGGGATAGATGTAGAATCCAAAAGTGGGGACAGAGAGGATGGGCATGGCCAGGTTCACTGGGTAGAGCCTGGGGAGTTGAGTCAACCACATTCACAGCCACCGTCTCCCCACCCAGGTACACCTTTGGTGCGGCTCTGTTTGTCGGCTGGGTCGCTGGAGGCCTCACGCTAATTGGGGGCGTGCTGATGTGCATCACGTGCCGGGGCCTGGCGCCCGAGGAAACCAAGTAAGTCTCCCCATCCCGATGCAATCAGATGTTTTATCCGAGTCCATTTTAACATGTCATTTGCAGGCAGAATGGTCAGTATAGGTACATGGAAGAACTCTGACAAGAGAATCATGAAACTTATCTTTTACGAGGAGACCTAAAGAACCGAACAGGCCTATTTCAGCCTGAGCAGATTTAGAAATGATGCTATTGAAGGAAAAACCCAGCCCTCTAGGTTCCCCCCCTGACTCCAGTATTCTGTAACTCAATGGTCCTCAGCTGGGAGCAATTttacccacctcccacccccacccacccctgccctggtCCCCAGGAGATATTGGGCAACATCTGAAGACTCTTGACTGTTACAGCTTTGGGGTGGAAGCATTGGGTGATACTGGAATCTGGTGGGTATAGGCCGGGGATGCTGCTAAGTATCGTACAAAGCACAGGACAGGCCCCTACAACAAAGAAGTGTCCATTCCAAAATGTTAGTAGCACTGCCGGTGAGAATGCCTGTTGTACCTCTGTAACTGGGCCTGGGGTTGGGAGACCTGGATCCCAGTCAGGTTCTCCTGCTCACCAGCCCCGTGACCTCTAGTCAGTcatttgccctctctgagcctctgttacCTCATCCACATACTAAGCAGATTAGGGGAGATGGGTTGCACGTAAATACCTCCCAGCTCACAAATTCTATGATTCTTTGGCATAACCATGTTCCCCTGGACATCATTTCTGGTTCAGCTTCATCTTAATTGATGAACAGAGGGAACTCACTAGTCACTAACCCCCCAGCTCTAATACAAAGCAAGAAATTCTGCTCTACCGCAGATGCTGAAAAGCCAGTGTCCCAAAGCCCAGGGAAGCAACTGTCTCAGTTTGCCGAGGACTAAGGGTTTCCTGGGACActggactttcagtgctaaaagtCAGACATCCTAGGGAAAATGAGTAGTTTGTCCTCCTACCAAATACATCTATGATCATAGAatgtttcttttgctttcagCTACAAAGCCGTCTCTTATCACGCCTCGGGCCACAATGTTGCCTACAGGCCTGGAGGCTTCAAAGCCAGCACTGTCTTTGAGTCCAACACCAAAAACAAGAAGATATACGATGGGGGTGCCCGCACAGAAGATGAGGGACAATCTCATCCTTCCAAGTACGACTACGTGTAGCCCTCCAAGACACCTCGGCAGGAGCAGAAGAAATCCCCCAACTAGAGCTCACCCAAAAACAAGGACATTTTACCTTGATTTCCCATTGCTTTTGACTCACAGTTGGAAGTTAGAAAGCCTTGGTTTCACCTGTGGTGAGGCCAGATGGTCTTGGACACTGGCCTCTGTCTCTAAATGTTCCATCACAAAACAGCTGAGTCAGCAAATGTGCATTAGAGGCTATAACCCACATTTTCCaatcctcttatttctttttttttttaacataacctTTTTAATCTGATGATAGAATGTGGTTTGAATTCCTATCAATCACTTAGATAATTTAGGCAGACTACCCCTCCTCCTTCTAGCCAATGGCCCATTGATGATCTATTTCCCAACTCATCCCCCAGAACaattctgaaaggaaaagaagagtcaATCAAAAGATATCATTTTCTGCCATTTGATTTttgccccttccccccacccctgccctaaCTTGGCTACTAATAACACTGACTGAAGGAAAGTTAGTAGGGAAAAACATTCATCGTATCTGCAGCTCATTATCTGAGTTTTCTTACACTATGACCTTGAACATTACTTGGACCAAAGTGATTTCAGTTTGAGGAAACCAACCTTCTCCACTTCTGCTAACATCTGCTAATTCTAGCTGGACTCCCCACTGCGGGTCCTCTTTCTGCCACAGGCCAGAAACTGTCCCTAGaggaatgagaaaagaattttttttttttttttttttttttggtaatctaAAGATATTTGGTATTCTAAATATACTTAGAATAAATAATGTATTCGTGAAATGATACACCGTCTCTGTGAATTAGCCTCACCCCTGCACatgaatagaagaaaatgaaaaaaataattgctcTGATGTTGTATTGTACTTTGTAAAATCACATTTAAGTCCAAATTTCATGAAATGCTCACTGATCCTATTTCTTTCCCCTTGAGGTCTCCTGGGCTCTGGTTATAGATGATAGAATCAGTGTAATCCATGTAAAAACCAAATAATGGAACACAGCAGGTCCTAGGAAGTGAGTTGAAActggttccttttttaaaaagtgatgaccCTGAATGTAATGTTTCCAAGTGACAGGTGTCCACACTTCCATGGCTGCAGGCCACTAAGAGTTGAGGGTAGCACTTACTTGGCACTGTGGTCAGCTTCGTGACCCTGAAAGCTGGTCCCTTCACTAAATTCATCTTGAGTGGTTGGACCGTTGGATGTCCGAGAACTCTTTGCAGCCACACGCCTTCCCTGTGTTTGCATCACTACTGCCAAAAGCCTAACCTCCTTCTTCCAGGCCACCAGAATCCCATCCCAGCACGAGAGCCAGAATAGGCGCCCCCCTATTCTGGCCAAGGTAAGGCCAATCTCTCAAAACGACCTAGTCAGGGAACAGTGCTGGCACTGGGGGAATCTGACCATTGGGTTattctttggaggaaaaaagtcCTCAGGGCAATAGTGCATATGATAGTGGCCTCCAAGGAGATGGGTGAATATTCATAGGGGTCTTCAGGCTGTAAAGACTACcttggggcggggggcggagaCCAGATCATGGCCCATTAAACAGAGAGGACTTGTGTTCACCAAGAATCCAAACAGTAAACCCAGAGACACTTCTCAATGAGACAGCAATGGTTTTAGGCCAAACCACAGAAGAGCGCTCATGAAAATCATTGTCTAAGATGGGGTAAAGGATGAACAGATAAAATcaggatggacctggagattatcatactaagtgaaataagtcagagagagaaagacaaatatcatatgatatcgcttatatgcagagtctaaaaaaaatggtacaaatgaacttatttacaaaacagaaacagactcacagacttagagaatgaacttatggtcaccagtggggaagggtaagagggagggacagatttggaagtttgggattgacatgcacacACTGCTGTGTTTAAATTACATAACCCacaagaacctactgtaaaaaaaaaaattaaaattaaaaagaagtcagcaagtgcatgcacacacacacacacacacacacacaaagtggagggtgggagagagaaagcTGAGCAATGTAGGACATGGACATTGTTCAGGGTTCTCAGGGTTTGAGTGGAAGGCCATGAACACGGTGAACTCTCCCCCGCACCACCACCAAGTCCCTAGTCAGGTCTGAGGCCCTGAGGTGTGGCTCAGCTGGGTTTTTAATTAGCACATTCTCTATCCAACACTTAATTGTTTGAAAGCCTCCATGTAGTTAGAGTGTGCTTTGTAAATCTTTTTTGTTGCTGCTCTGTCTTATTGTACATGCACTGAGTATTGACCTCCATGCTTTGTTACTTAAATATTAAAGATACAGTTTTCTCACATTCGAACAGCTTCTGCTCTTTTTTCCTTAGCTTCAGAATGTGGAGGTGGGAGTCTCAGCACCTCAAAGCCGAGTGCCTCTCCCTGGGGTGTTTCTGTTTGCAGAATCTCTGTCTTCTCAGCAGCAGCCTGGCTGCCTGGAGGCCAGCCAGGTCTGATCCAGTCCAGTTAGCAGTTCCTGCAACTTGGGAAGCCTGAATAAAAAGGGATTCCCAGAGCTGCCGGGCATGCAGCATGGGATCCAAAAACCAAGTTTAGCCTGTCTGACCCTGAGTGTGCCAGCCTGAAGTGTCTAATGTCATTGGTAAGCCCATGAGCTAGTAAAACAAGAGAGTCAATGCCTGTCCCCTTGGTGACATCATGGTCTGGCTTGACCAGCTCCATGAGCCATACTCACTGAGGCTGCATCAGGCTATGGAAACAGCATGCTCTATAGAAGCAGAACATCCCAATCTCAAATCCAGGCCACACCATTTCCCAGCTGTGTTAGCTTGAACAAAACACTTAACCTTtcagaatctcagtttccttatctacagAGTAGGCATAATAAGGCTAATGGAATAATGTGAGTAAAGGATCTATTTAAGTGAAAACATCTGACTTAAACAACTTTAAGACAACCAGGGCCTTGGCTTGTGTAGCTAGCATATGAGGCCAGGATTGGTTTCAGGCACAGAAGGATCAAGGAATATGCTCAAGACCCTACCTTTTTCTGCTCACGTCTCAGTTCTGCTTTCCTCTCAGTCGGTGTGTTTCTCAGGCAGGTTGTTCCCAAAGGCTAGCAGTGATGGCTGATCATATTTCCAGGCACAGGCCATCTTTCAGCTCGGGAAACTTGCCAAAAAGGAGGTATCTCTTTCCTGATATCtgtaggagaaaaaaatcctgaTAAAACTCATTGGACTATTTGAGTCATGAATCTATTCCTATCCAGGTATCCATCCATCATCTCTTCCTATAGCCAGAGCAATGGTATTTAGCTTGGCCAAGCCTGGGTCCCAAAGTCAAAAGGtggagatggggacttccctggtggtacagtggtaaagaatccgccttacaatgcaggggaggcgggtttgatccctggtcagggaagtaagatcccacatgccgcggggcaactaagcccacatgctacaactactgagctcgcgcgcctggACGacagcccgcgtgctgcaaactacagggCCCACTTGCCCtggagcctgcgggccacaactagagaagagaaaatcctgTGCCcacgtgcaccacaatgaagagtccgcgtgccacaactaagacccgacgcagccaaaaataaattaaataaataaataatcttaaaaaaaaagaagtggagattTGTCATATACCACAAAGACTATATCCTAAGGACCCAGAGTCCTTAGCAATCAGGCACTCATTGCTTtgccttgattttattttatttttttacccctTTGGTTGAAACTGAACTCCAAAAAAACCTTCAGAGGCACAACCTCTGAACCTCTCTGACCATTTACCAAATAGCACAGTATTTACAGTACAGAGAGGGAAGATCTGGGAGACTTCTTTGGTTCTCACAGGAAACTGATAATTACAAcctaaaaatgtcaaaaaaaaaaaaccaaaaaaccttcacattaaattttaaacaagtgggactaccaAACTGGATAGTAGAAAGCTAAGGTTAAGGACATTTTGAAGACTGTGAGAAAACAGTATGTGCAAGTCATAATGTACAAGCTCAAATATGACTCATCACTGTTATCCATAAAAATCCCTGGGGAATCCCGAGGAGTGGGCTAGTGTTTCACTGTTCATTCATGTTGAGGTCCAAAAGAAAGAGGGTTTAAATCAATGTTTCCATGGGATGCCcaattcttttaccttttttcttgGGTAATATTCAGCCCCAACCTGCCACCACAGATATTATACAGGGTCAACCACTGCAATGACTACAATTTGCGCCAAAGTGCCTGGTATCTCAGAGTTGGAGC
This Phocoena sinus isolate mPhoSin1 chromosome 4, mPhoSin1.pri, whole genome shotgun sequence DNA region includes the following protein-coding sequences:
- the CLDN18 gene encoding claudin-18 isoform X2, with protein sequence MSVTACQGLGFVISLLGIAGIIAATCMDQWSTQDLYNNPVTAVFNYQGLWRSCVRESSGFTECRGYFTLLGLPAMLQAVRALMIVGIVLSIIGLLVSIFALKCIRIGSMDDSAKAKMTLTSGIMFIISGLCAIAGVSVFANMLVTNFWMSTANMYTSMGGMVQTVQTRYTFGAALFVGWVAGGLTLIGGVLMCITCRGLAPEETNYKAVSYHASGHNVAYRPGGFKASTVFESNTKNKKIYDGGARTEDEGQSHPSKYDYV
- the CLDN18 gene encoding claudin-18 isoform X1 — translated: MSTTTCQVVGFLLSMLGLAGCITATVMDMWSTQDLYDNPVTAVFQYEGLWRSCVQQSSGFTQCRPYFTILGLPAMLQAVRALMIVGIVLSIIGLLVSIFALKCIRIGSMDDSAKAKMTLTSGIMFIISGLCAIAGVSVFANMLVTNFWMSTANMYTSMGGMVQTVQTRYTFGAALFVGWVAGGLTLIGGVLMCITCRGLAPEETNYKAVSYHASGHNVAYRPGGFKASTVFESNTKNKKIYDGGARTEDEGQSHPSKYDYV